GTGGttttagaaaaattaacaaaataagATCAGGCATGAACCAGTGACGTCATATTAACTTTCTTTGTGGCTTACCTCGACAAGTCTTCCTATCTCCTTGTCATGACCACGAGAAGATTGCCATCAGGTATGtatatttttcaaatgtttttgCCTTGCCTTTTTATCTAAAGGTCCATCTTGTGATTTTGGGTTTATAATCATTAATGGGTACCTGAACCTTTGCCCTCGACAAGGGCATCAAGAGTTGGGTTGAGGACATTATCGCAGACAGTTTTTGGTTTGTAAGCATAGCTTTTAGGGTATTGATAATGTGTGCCTAAGAGTATTTGTTAAGAATTTACTAGAACATATCACAATATGTCAAGTTTGATCAACATTTTCTCACCTAATTTTTCAAACTTAAAATAAGTATATTTTTCAGATTTCAATGTatttttttcatccttatctGATACCCTACTTTTTATAGCTTCACCCCATACTTAGTTGAATTACTTGTAAGCATCGGGGAAAAAAGGAAGAGGAAAAGTTACTGTAGACCTAGGTCAAAGGTATTGTTCGAATTTAGCCACAACACGCAAGGGTATAAAGGGCCCAAGTCAATCCAAGGCCATCTAATTATTGATCTGTCATGATGTGCATAATATTGTTGTAATGCTCCTGGCTAGATCCTGCTTACGTACTTCTACCAAAATCTAAAAGCAGCGAGTTTTATTGATTTGAGCATGTGCCGATTTCCccaatatttcaaaatttatgaaaaaaaggTATAAAATAACGATCCTTGCCTCAAATTTTCGTATTTGGATATTCTATATTGCTAAACTAAGACATCCATCAAATACAGTAACTATCATATTTGGATATTTGACGTCTGCTTAAGGTGGATCACACTACAGACGAAGAACAACCCATAGTAAAAAAGTTTCAAAAGAGAGAGTATCTCACCGAAGTCGACAACGTTGATAAGCAGGAACCTCCATCAAGTAGCCACACCTTCTACACAGCAAAGTGAACTAATATtttatatacaaaattcttcttGTTGCAGAAGCAATATGCACGTGTACCAAAAGACAGAAATAACCAAACAGAAGAAATATAGAAAAGAATAACATGTAACATTAGCCTATTCAAAACCAAACATGATTTGACTATAAATCTGGCCTTATTATGCAATACAAAGTTTCTGGAAGTCATAAGAATGCTTATGGGCAAGCTGAAAGCACCAAATCAGCGACCATGCATGTAATATAGACCAAAGATGGCTAGCTGCATTAAATGAGTGTAATATAGAAGAAACACAATCTTTCATGTCATTAAAAACTTATTGCACGAGTGCTTCAGTCTTTATCAAGGTCATTTGGATCAGTCACCAGAACTTTTAAGAAACGGGGATGCTCATCTTTTTGCCCAACTCAAAATAAGCTCTATTCAGATTAGCAgatatggaaaaaattgaaagaagcgCAACATCCAAAAGATTTTCACACACTGATAATTTCTAAAAGTTATCGACATTCGGGCCTAGATGTCCTTTGCAGAAACGAGTGAATCTAAATCTCATCTGTAAATGCCCTCTCATAGTGTAGAACAAGACGGCTGAtacaataatttattaattactaAGGTCAAGGATAAAGTGATAATCGAATTCCATTTCAGGAAGGTCTAGGTTTTCAGAATGTAAAGAACGGCCAACTTGCAAAAATTGCATATAAATATTTGCCATTCTATGCTTCCTGGGGAAAATTCTTCCCTCATTGGTTGAAATATTAAGTTTTTCCCAGCTTTCGTGTCCTCTTCGCATATATGTAACATATTGCATCATTTGTCAACTCAATTACAAAGGTGGCTACGTGGAAAATCAATTggtgtccaaaaaaaaaaagtagttgaTTAATATACTACCCTTAATTTGATTATTGCACAGAAAAAACTTGGCAAATAAGGAAGCAGAATTCTCATGGAGGATGGCTCACAAGTGGAATACTTTGATGTTTTAAGAGACAATGATCATCTATTTATCTTTTAGAAAGGAACATCGaacacttttaaaaaaaaaaaagtcttttcAAAGAAAGAAACATCGAGCACTCCTAACAAATGTCAGCCAGTGCAATCCTTTGCCATCAGTTGAtaaatatcttcttcttttttgaatgaAGAAAGTTTTGTACTTCTATGTCAATGCATGTacatttgtttatttatagGCATGCCAAGAGACTTATGATACATATCCCTGAGTTTCTATGAATCCAATCATTATATGATTTAATGTTGTGCAAAAGCATGAGACCTCAGAGAGGGAAATGATAGAACTCACAGTAAATCATTATTATGATATAATGCTGTGCAAAAGCATGCGAATTCAGAGAGGAAGATGATAGAGCTCACAGTTTTTAGTCTCTGCGGCTAAGCATGTCTAGAACTGTGTAAGCAGCTTTCTGaaatctttctttttcctcGTCCAAGTCCTTCTTCCTTTCAATAGCAGAGTCTTTGCACTTCCCTATCTCTTCCATTATTCCAGCTGTATTTTGCTCAATTTCACTACATAGAATTCATTAAAGGAAAAGACATGCAGATGAGAGACAAAGCATGAGCCCAGGATGTGGGGAAGGGGTAACGAACCAAATAAAGTTTAAGCAAATGACTTTATATCCTGAAGAAGAAGTTGAAGTCGTTTCATTCATGCAAAGGAAACAATAATGATATAGCAACCAGGAAAAAATAGGGTTAGGTGGTTGTGTTGTTATGATGCTAACATCAGAAAGTGATACAAGTATGCAAAACTTAAAGCATGCTAGTAAATATCATCACAGAGTTCATAAGTAAAAAATTTACTACATTATGTCCTGCAGTGTTTCTCCGCAAAAGTAAAACAATCACATGATAGCAACACAAATGGCCTGTCCTGTGCAGGTGGAAAAGTGTTCTCATTTTATATCTATTATTGGCCAAAACAATATTTCTGgagtaaatatttattttcagcTCACTTTATCATCTTGAACATGTTGTCCACTGCCATCTGGATGTGTTGTGACATATCTGTATCCAGTAAAAGAGAACATTAGGTTTAAACATGCAGAAAAAGAGATAAAAAgctaaaaacacaaaacaaaaagtATGGGGTGCGAAGGACATACCCACAAATAACTAACAAATGCAAATATTGCAGAAAGAACATTGCAGAAAGAACATTGCTAAGAAGCCCAAGATTATGGAAATTCAATGGTTCAACCAAAGAAAATTGGACTGCAGAGTGAAGAGTACAAATTTGACATGTTCAGATGACCATAAGTGGCtcaaatatttttgatatatatatttcagtAAGTTCAGTGTAACGATTCTTTAGTATTCTTCATCATCTTATCTAGGATACCGCTTCTTTCAAATGTGTAAACTTGGTCACtattgagagaagaaaacagGTTTTGAGTTAATGCACGATGATGAGTTAATCATGAACACGATTTTGTTATGAAGTAAGAGATAAATCACAACCTGTGGATCATGGACATCGAAGATAGCAGAAAATACCCTAGGGAAATAGAATAGTCAAATTAAGGAATAGATGGCAGTTCACCTATTCCGAGACAAGAACTCCAAGGAAAATTTTGGTATCATGCAAATGCTTTGGACCAAGAATGATCaagataataaaataaaataaaaacaaaaacaaaaacaaaacaaaagaacatgTATGAACCAAGTCACACCAAGATGGCTATGGTTTTTCTACCACCAGCTTGTTATACACAAAACACCAAGCAAGTGATTTAAAACTTCAGAGGGGAACAGGCTATGACATTGATCTTctcaaatttcaaagcatttcACATTCACAGCATTAGCATCAAATTTCCAATAATTACGGGACAAAATTTGCCAGAATCAGGAAGCCAATTTCCCATCACCAAAGTGAGATAACCACTTCTGTTTTATTGCAAACAATCAGGATAATATAGCAAGACATCAAAAGTTTACAAGTGAAGAAgtgagagagggaaaaaaaagagagagagaggttattattgaaaaagacaatcaaTCAAAGGCactaaaattatcattttacaTCAGCAACATACTTGCGTGCTCAAGTAAATAAATACTCATTCAGAGTCATAAATTACGGAAGTTCCAACAATCTCAACTGTATAAGACATCGAAATATTACATACAATAACTATAACTATAATAGGAGATACGCACATGCATTTTTAGTATGTAAGTGTGAAATTCAGCTAATTAACAAAAAttggagaagtaaaaaaaataaaatccactAAAATACTGGTAGATGATGATGTGAACCTGACGAATATTCACGAATTTTGACTCGGTTCCATGATAATCTACTGACTCCTCAATGCAGAAATCACGTAAATTATAAACAATTACGCTAACTCATCGCCACTGAAACTGTAAAATTCGAACAGGATCGCGCTACTATAATGAATAATTATAGTATTTTCAATAATAATTGGTTAAGAAACGACAGAAAATTTAAGCTGATCGCTCTTCCTCGTTGTTTTTTGGTGAGAAAATAAACAGGTTAATCGATAAACATCAGAGAGAAAACGAACCATAAACGAGGGCAGAAAGCTTCTGTTCAGATTCTTCGGGATTCGGAACATGTTGAGATGGTGAATTAGCCATCGCAGCTGCTTCTCAAGGTTTCCTAAACGTGAGAGAGAAGAATCTGAATTCTGAAAGTTTTAAAGGCGCGCGTTGGGTGTGAGTGAGTGACTTGGGTAAGGCGGTTTTAAGTGGACGGAAATGACATAAATGCCCCTTTCGATTTGGGGAATCTTTGGGCCGAACTAGGTTTGTGTTTTGTCTTAGATGGGCCGCCCAAACACACAATATCATTGACCTGAACTGGCCCAGTAATTAAACGGCGTCGTTTTACAAAGAAAAGTTCTGTTCAAGAGACTTTTTAAAACTTTCTGGGCCATCATTCCAATGTGTTGTCAGGCCcaacaaataataaaacataggATCTTTTTTAAAATCTGCACTTTATCATCTGCCACCCATAGTCACAACAATTATTTGACAAAATATAATccttcatttaaaaaaatcaaagaatcaaATCAATCACCAACAATACACGAATTGGTATTTCTTTATTCTCTAACAGGAATTTTTCGGTACTTGTGGAGGGAGCAAGACTAATATAAAGAATTAACAATTACTAATATAGTACTctaataaatttaaattattttttcaataagttTAATTAATCCACTCTGTACCTGGTTAGGTAGATGAGTAGTAGTTCAATGTCCAGACtgcataaataataaaaatttgtaaTTATAATGCAAAGACCAGGCTAATAAATACTGCAGCCAGTTAGCTACCCTTCTTCATGGCCACGCCATTCATTGcacctttttatttttcaactcATTCTTTTTCAAATTGTTTTGTATGTATGTAGAGAGACTATCTGAACAGCTTGTGACTTTAAATGAGTGGATCTCATTTGTTTTGTGCGGTGCACCTGCCAGACTAAATAATCCATGTAAGTAAAAGCTCAAATCATTTCACATATATTGTAGACGTGTTTTAATCGACTTATGTATCAATGGCGATGGTCATGAATAACAAATTCATACAAACCCGTGACTTATAGTAAACAATATCTCTAATATGTTTTACAAAGAATTTTAACGACACCTAATAGGCTAATACTCCAATTTACATTTTTTAAGCATCACATTATCTATCATTtaacctttttgtacaattgttAATATTATTCGAGTTTAGTAGCTTAATGAAAATTTTTACAATTAtgtggttttaacttttaaccaTCATTGCACGTCAGGACGGTCATGGCATGCCTAAAGATTTTCGCCAAATACGTGTTTATTGATTGTGGTTTTGCTAAATAATAGACAACGATATTGAGCaactcaataatttattattacgCGTCACGTATATGTGACAGACATTAACTTCGACACAAAATCAAGCGTGCTCAAAAGATAATAATGTACCTTTTTTGTATTGTGTTGTacattttgaatttgaaatatCCATACTTATATCACAACTTCTAAAATaggtaagagaaaaaaaaaaacgttttCAGAATATAATCAAGCATATCTCACATTTGTCAAGCTTGCACCTGAAAAATTATTGTTAATTTTGAGACAACGAGTGGTTCAGATGGTATTCATGTGTGCGATATCTTATAAAGGTTTTGAATTTGAGCGTCCCTCACCTCCTACCcctgtaattaaaaaaaattattgttaaaTTTTGTTCAACAAACATAAACAAGCTT
This genomic window from Tripterygium wilfordii isolate XIE 37 chromosome 9, ASM1340144v1, whole genome shotgun sequence contains:
- the LOC120006464 gene encoding uncharacterized protein LOC120006464; protein product: MANSPSQHVPNPEESEQKLSALVYDMSQHIQMAVDNMFKMINEIEQNTAGIMEEIGKCKDSAIERKKDLDEEKERFQKAAYTVLDMLSRRD